The genome window TCTTCGCGGTACAAAAAAATCATTCAACAATCCGGATAACTATGCGAGTTTGATAAAGACACTTCATCAAGCTGGAATAGTTATCAATGGAACATTTGTATTCGGTAACGATGAGGACAACATAGATTCATTTCAAAATGTTAGGCAGTTTGTAATCGACAATCGAATTGGACTCCCTAGATTCTCTATATTGACTCCATTTCCTGGAACTCCATTATTCAAAAGACTAGAGTCAGAGAACAGAATAGTTACTAAGGACTGGAGCAAATACGATGGACAACATGTTGTTTTCCAACCTAAGAATCTTACTATTGATCAACTTCAAGTAGAACATGAGAATATATGGAAAGATGTATATTCTTATAAAAATATTTGCAAGAGAGTTTTTGGTAATTTAACTTCAATATTTCCGATCGTTCTCGCTGCTAATTCCTCATATCGATTCTATGCTAATAATCTAACGAAGTTCTACACATGTAGAGGGGGTTTGGTGTGAGACTTACCATCATTCATCCATGCATTGGAAGGATCCCAGGAAAAAAATACATCAAAGGCTGGCAGATGGAACCTTTACCAGCTGCACATCTATCAGGACTTACACCAGATGATGTTGATATAAAGTTTTATGATGATAGAATGGAGCTGATACCTTTTGATGAGGCAACAGATCTTGTTGCTATTTCTATTGAGACTTACACTGCAAAAAGAGCCTATCAGATTGCATCAGAATATAGAAAGAGGGGCGTAATAGTTGTTATGGGTGGCTTCCATGCAACATTGGTTTCTGATGAAGTATTAGAATATGCTGATGTAGTAGTGATTGGTGAAGCTGAAGACATTTGGCAACAAGTAATTGCTGACTTCAAGAACAAATCTCTGCAAAGAATTTATAAATCAGCAACCCGTCCTGATATAGCAAAAGCAAGCCCTGATCGAAGTATTTTTCAAGGTAAAAAATATCTGCCTATTGGTCTTGTTGAGTCTGCGAGGGGTTGCACGTTCAAATGTGACTTCTGTGTGATTCAAACTTTTTTCTCATCCACTCAGAATCGTAGAAGCACGCAAACAGTTATTGATGAGATAAAATCAATTACTGATAAACGTAAATTGATTTTCTTTGTAGATGACAATATCGTATCACATCCTAAGGAAGCTAAAGAGTTTTATAAAGCATTAATTCCGTTAAAAATTAAATGGGTGAGTCAAGCTGCAATAACGATGACCCATGATGTAGAAATGTTAGAGATACTTCGAGACAGTGGTTGTCAAGGCGTGCTAATTGGATTTGAGTCTCTGAATCCCGTTAATCTCAAAGCAATGAACAAAACTTTCAATACCACCAAAGGCGGAATAGAAGAAGCTACAAAAAGATTGCATAAATACGGAATTCGATTATACGCTACATTTATTTTTGGATATGATGAAGATACAATGCTATCTTTTCGAGAAACAATAGATTTTTGTATAAACCACAAAATATTTATGGTTGCATTCAATCATCTAACTCCATTTCCTGGAACCCCATTGTATAAAAAATTGGAATCCGAAGGAAGATTGATTTATAAAAAATGGTGGCTTGCAGATGAGTATAAATATGGACAAGTTCCATTTAGAACAAAGATTGATCCAGAAGTGATTCGCCTTGAATGCGTTAAAGCTAGAAAAGAATTCTATTCTGTTCCATCAATAATCAAAAGAATGTTCTCCAAAACCAATTCTGGTGGATTCTTTATGTTCTATGCATATTGGTTTATCAATTTATTATTAAGAAAAGAAGCTGAGCTTAGAGACTTATACCCCTTAGGTGATACTACATTCAAAGGAGAATTACTCCCAGTCGATATCGAGCAGCATCGCGAGTATTTTCATAACAAATTGGAAGCAAAAGTAAGTTGATCCATTGGTTAAAATTGAATTAGCAGAATTTCCAAGAGATAACTCCAGTTTATTATCTTTTAGTAAAAAGC of Leptospira sp. GIMC2001 contains these proteins:
- a CDS encoding B12-binding domain-containing radical SAM protein, with amino-acid sequence MRLTIIHPCIGRIPGKKYIKGWQMEPLPAAHLSGLTPDDVDIKFYDDRMELIPFDEATDLVAISIETYTAKRAYQIASEYRKRGVIVVMGGFHATLVSDEVLEYADVVVIGEAEDIWQQVIADFKNKSLQRIYKSATRPDIAKASPDRSIFQGKKYLPIGLVESARGCTFKCDFCVIQTFFSSTQNRRSTQTVIDEIKSITDKRKLIFFVDDNIVSHPKEAKEFYKALIPLKIKWVSQAAITMTHDVEMLEILRDSGCQGVLIGFESLNPVNLKAMNKTFNTTKGGIEEATKRLHKYGIRLYATFIFGYDEDTMLSFRETIDFCINHKIFMVAFNHLTPFPGTPLYKKLESEGRLIYKKWWLADEYKYGQVPFRTKIDPEVIRLECVKARKEFYSVPSIIKRMFSKTNSGGFFMFYAYWFINLLLRKEAELRDLYPLGDTTFKGELLPVDIEQHREYFHNKLEAKVS